The Methanococcus maripaludis genome has a window encoding:
- a CDS encoding ABC transporter substrate-binding protein, with the protein MNPLPLAVVAALFVVGMCIITPEIQNNDCIIVGIYPHMPPYQYYKNGELKGFEIDLINELGRRMDKKIIFVETNYKYGNYLAGKSGNVDFSISAITKTTQRENDVVFSDIYMYSYCSLITNDKKYTKLTDFRDKKIGALADSTFEDLAEDYLKSMNFELIRYDNFQSMHSDLLADNLDGAFTDYRYHLNTDDKTGPYLVENLEIHYFGVVSSKDNKDLIDEINMELLNMKADGSLESLNEKYFEFN; encoded by the coding sequence ATGAATCCTCTACCCTTAGCAGTTGTTGCCGCTTTATTCGTGGTAGGTATGTGTATCATAACTCCGGAAATTCAGAATAATGATTGTATCATAGTTGGCATATATCCACATATGCCCCCGTATCAGTATTATAAGAATGGTGAATTGAAAGGATTTGAAATAGATCTTATCAATGAACTTGGACGAAGAATGGATAAAAAAATCATATTTGTAGAAACTAATTACAAATATGGAAATTATCTTGCAGGAAAATCTGGAAATGTTGATTTTTCAATTTCTGCAATTACAAAAACTACACAACGTGAAAATGACGTGGTTTTTTCTGATATTTACATGTATTCTTACTGCTCCCTCATTACCAACGATAAGAAATATACTAAATTAACAGATTTCAGAGATAAAAAAATAGGTGCCCTGGCAGATTCCACATTTGAAGATCTTGCAGAAGATTATCTAAAAAGTATGAACTTTGAATTAATTAGATACGATAATTTTCAAAGTATGCATTCTGATCTTTTAGCAGATAATTTAGATGGGGCATTTACCGATTATCGATATCACCTGAACACTGATGATAAAACCGGGCCTTATCTGGTAGAAAATCTTGAAATACATTATTTTGGAGTGGTGTCTTCAAAAGATAACAAAGATTTGATAGATGAAATAAATATGGAATTATTGAATATGAAAGCGGATGGATCCCTTGAAAGTTTAAATGAGAAATATTTCGAATTTAACTAA
- a CDS encoding ABC transporter substrate-binding protein translates to MFNPKILIISTIFLIIFSGCIAENTNKTTIQEGILTIGISPDLPPISYLDNKNPAGFEIDLITEIAKRMSLEPEFKIYEFSSLLDAVENSEIDCAVALIAITPERENKVDFSRCYFKTYTTILVKENDFCNGLKCLENKKVGVLKGSVQESLMEGFLDDMEFELVHYENQEYMHKDLLSGSIDSEVCEFLTAKNLINDRNYSLKIVGDQMDINYDAIAVNSENDDLKRAINTAILEMENDGTVVQLKEKWNID, encoded by the coding sequence ATGTTTAATCCCAAAATTTTAATAATCTCAACGATATTTTTAATAATCTTTTCAGGCTGTATTGCCGAAAATACGAATAAAACTACAATCCAAGAGGGTATTTTAACTATTGGAATTTCTCCAGATTTACCTCCGATATCATATCTTGATAACAAAAATCCGGCAGGATTTGAAATTGATTTAATAACCGAAATTGCAAAAAGAATGAGTTTAGAACCTGAATTTAAAATATATGAATTTTCATCACTTCTTGATGCTGTCGAAAACAGTGAAATTGATTGTGCGGTAGCACTTATTGCAATAACCCCTGAACGAGAGAATAAAGTGGACTTTTCACGATGTTATTTTAAAACGTACACAACGATTCTTGTAAAAGAAAACGATTTCTGCAACGGATTAAAATGTCTTGAGAATAAAAAAGTCGGGGTTTTAAAGGGCAGCGTTCAAGAATCACTGATGGAAGGATTTTTGGATGATATGGAATTTGAACTAGTTCATTATGAGAATCAGGAATATATGCACAAGGATTTACTTTCTGGAAGCATCGATTCGGAAGTTTGTGAATTTTTAACTGCTAAAAATCTTATAAATGATAGAAACTACTCTTTAAAAATTGTTGGAGATCAGATGGATATCAATTATGATGCCATAGCAGTAAATTCTGAAAATGATGATCTGAAAAGAGCAATAAATACAGCAATTCTTGAAATGGAGAATGATGGAACAGTAGTTCAATTAAAAGAAAAATGGAATATTGATTAA
- a CDS encoding recombinase family protein — protein MPGNEMIFGYARVSTQDQNVDRQLDELKAAGCQKIFYEKISGTKMERPEFLRMLDQVRSGDLIIITELTRLSRSTKDLLNVVEMLEEKGVSIKSLKESWLDTSSAHGKLLFTFFAGISQFERDIISERVKSGLQAARARGRLGGRKPADPKTIDIAVRMWKSKEYSITEILKTCGISRRTLYKYLKQDEECKKIIEKEILN, from the coding sequence ATGCCGGGAAATGAAATGATATTTGGTTATGCCAGGGTTAGCACTCAAGATCAAAATGTGGATCGTCAACTAGATGAATTAAAAGCAGCAGGCTGTCAAAAAATATTTTACGAAAAAATTTCAGGGACAAAAATGGAACGGCCAGAATTTTTGAGAATGCTTGATCAGGTTCGATCGGGAGATTTGATAATAATTACTGAATTAACGAGGCTTTCAAGGTCAACTAAGGATTTACTTAATGTAGTTGAAATGCTTGAAGAAAAAGGTGTTTCAATAAAATCATTGAAAGAATCCTGGTTAGATACCTCTTCAGCACATGGAAAACTGTTATTTACCTTTTTTGCAGGAATTTCTCAATTTGAACGAGATATTATTTCAGAACGGGTAAAGTCAGGACTTCAAGCTGCAAGAGCACGAGGTAGGCTTGGAGGAAGAAAACCTGCAGATCCAAAAACAATTGATATTGCAGTTCGTATGTGGAAAAGTAAGGAATATTCAATCACTGAAATCTTAAAAACGTGTGGAATTTCGAGAAGAACTTTGTATAAATATTTAAAACAAGACGAAGAATGTAAGAAGATTATCGAAAAAGAGATATTAAATTAA
- a CDS encoding ATP-dependent endonuclease has protein sequence MKIKKIMVNNYRLLKEMNLDLEDDLSLIIGKNNCGKTSLLSILNKFLNNSPNFSFDDFNIEFQDGLRDFVLQNTDLTSRGIYLKLFIEYGEKDDLANVSNLMMDLDPDNNKIILSFGYVLPDDKIDNLKADFNEYISKKPKPEENKKTIFNEFIKKEHGKYFKTFKKTVGYDLQTASINENRYIDLNERKISLDNIINFKIIGATRNVSNNDSNKTLSLLSSKYYEKTEESKKGLDNFKEFKEILCKTDGELEDIYGKLFEDVLTKVRKFGGINEGDSTIKLVSNLQHKELLGGNTTVVYEHNKEHLLPESYNGLGYLNLISMIFEIELILSDFRRENKEDKNPADINILFIEEPEAHTHPQMQSVFIKNIKELLKTESGNSDGTEFNLQTIITSHSSHIVSESDFEDIKYFYKKSQNEVIAKNLKDLKSEYLGAGEDAYYKFLKQFLTLNRAELFFADKAILIEGDTEKILLPAMMKKIDQEFPENMPLLSQNISIVESGAYSHIFEKFIDFIGIKSLIITDLDSAKKEPVLNNKGEQETYDNGNPKYTTGKVKVFEGNITTNASLKFFHGKRENLDYFLGLSCESKRLSKNKTTKNWETDENGNLMVIFQVEESNCNDEKYCARSFEDAFFHLNRKYVCDNIGNFPSLQYKKYVADQTKDVYTLAEKCIDKKPAFAIEILLNSKDTENGKMFGNWKTPKYIREGLIWLKNC, from the coding sequence TTGAAAATTAAAAAAATAATGGTTAATAATTACAGACTACTGAAAGAAATGAATCTCGATTTAGAGGATGATTTATCCCTAATAATTGGAAAAAATAATTGCGGTAAGACATCATTATTATCAATATTAAATAAATTTTTAAATAATTCACCCAATTTTTCTTTTGATGATTTTAATATTGAATTTCAGGATGGATTACGAGATTTTGTTTTGCAAAACACTGATTTAACTAGCCGGGGTATTTATTTAAAATTGTTCATAGAATATGGCGAAAAAGATGATTTAGCTAACGTATCTAACCTGATGATGGATTTGGATCCAGATAATAACAAAATAATACTTTCTTTTGGATATGTATTGCCAGACGATAAAATTGATAATTTGAAAGCAGATTTTAATGAGTATATTTCAAAAAAACCGAAACCTGAAGAAAATAAAAAAACCATTTTTAACGAATTTATAAAAAAAGAACATGGTAAATATTTTAAGACATTTAAAAAAACCGTAGGATATGATTTACAAACAGCATCAATTAACGAAAATAGATATATTGACTTAAACGAAAGAAAAATATCCCTGGACAATATTATTAATTTTAAAATTATCGGGGCAACTAGAAATGTTTCTAATAACGATTCCAACAAAACTTTGTCATTATTGTCATCTAAATATTATGAAAAAACTGAAGAAAGTAAAAAAGGACTGGATAATTTCAAAGAATTTAAAGAAATATTATGTAAAACTGATGGTGAGCTGGAAGATATTTATGGTAAGTTATTTGAAGACGTATTAACAAAAGTTAGGAAATTTGGCGGGATTAATGAGGGTGATTCTACAATAAAACTAGTTTCAAATTTACAACATAAAGAACTGCTTGGTGGAAATACTACGGTAGTGTATGAACATAATAAGGAGCATTTATTGCCAGAAAGTTATAATGGATTAGGTTATTTAAATTTAATAAGTATGATTTTTGAAATCGAATTAATATTAAGTGATTTCAGACGGGAAAATAAGGAAGATAAGAATCCTGCAGATATAAACATATTATTTATCGAAGAACCTGAAGCACATACTCATCCACAAATGCAGTCTGTATTCATAAAAAATATAAAAGAGCTGCTCAAAACCGAAAGTGGAAACTCTGACGGAACAGAATTTAATTTACAAACAATTATTACAAGTCATTCATCCCATATTGTGTCGGAAAGTGATTTTGAGGATATAAAATACTTTTATAAAAAATCTCAAAATGAAGTAATTGCTAAAAATTTGAAAGATTTAAAAAGTGAATACTTGGGTGCTGGTGAAGATGCATATTATAAATTTTTAAAACAATTTCTTACGCTAAATCGGGCAGAACTATTTTTTGCAGACAAAGCTATTTTAATTGAAGGGGATACTGAAAAAATACTTTTACCTGCAATGATGAAAAAAATTGACCAGGAATTTCCAGAAAACATGCCCCTTTTATCACAAAATATTTCAATCGTAGAATCCGGGGCATATTCCCACATTTTTGAAAAATTTATCGATTTTATAGGCATAAAATCATTGATAATTACGGATCTTGATTCGGCCAAAAAAGAACCTGTTCTTAATAATAAAGGCGAACAAGAAACGTATGATAACGGTAATCCTAAATACACAACCGGGAAAGTTAAAGTTTTTGAAGGGAATATTACAACAAATGCTTCTTTAAAATTTTTTCATGGAAAAAGAGAAAATTTAGATTATTTTTTGGGGTTGTCATGCGAATCTAAAAGATTATCTAAAAATAAAACAACAAAAAATTGGGAAACAGACGAAAATGGGAATTTAATGGTAATTTTCCAAGTTGAAGAGAGTAATTGCAATGATGAAAAATATTGTGCAAGGAGTTTTGAGGATGCATTTTTCCATTTAAATCGGAAGTATGTATGTGATAACATTGGTAATTTTCCAAGTTTACAATATAAAAAATATGTTGCTGACCAGACTAAAGATGTGTATACTTTAGCAGAAAAATGTATTGATAAAAAACCAGCTTTTGCAATAGAAATATTATTAAATAGCAAGGATACTGAAAATGGAAAAATGTTTGGCAATTGGAAAACTCCAAAATATATCCGGGAGGGGTTGATATGGTTGAAAAATTGCTAG